The Oscillatoria salina IIICB1 sequence TACTTCTTCGTGAATTTTGGGTAAAGGAAAAGTCTCGGTTGCTTCGGTTGTCGTTTCGATGACAACGGTTGCTGAGTTCGAGTTAGATTCGTCTGTTTCCCTGACATCAACTACTGTTTCTGTTTCTTGAGCTAACAGCGAACTAGATTCCGGCTCAGATTCAACTATAATCTCCTCTTGAACCGCTATTTCCGCTAAACCTTCAATCTCATCAGCAGTTTGACCTCTGACTGGCTCAGATAAAGCTACAGTAGCAATAGCTGCTAAGGCTGGGATTAACAATTGCCGTAAGTATATTTGTTTGATTTTGTTTACCACTGCCACACACCACATAAAGCTAGAACGCGATCGCTTTTTTCTTAGTAGTTTATTATGACCGCGATCGCTACAAATTGGGGACTCTTGGATTAGGGACTCTTGGATTGGGTATTGGGTATTGGGGATTAGCACCTTATCAATTTGTCCAACAATTCCTTCCTCTCTCCCTTGTCCTCCCCCCTGTTCCTTGTCTCTAATCTCTACTGATAACTGATAACCGATAACTGGTCTGGTGAAAACCCCCTCTCCCAATCTTTAATCCTTTCCCATCCCTAATTGCGCTAACACTCTTTCCCTGACTTCTTGGTATGCTGATTCTATCTGCCCTAAGTCCTGACGAAAGCGGTCTTTATCAAGCACTCGTGCTTTTTGGTCAGTTTCGCTACGATCCCACAAACGACAGGTATCGGGGCTGATTTCGTCAGCGAGAAGCAGTTTTTGCTCTTTATCTAAACCAAATTCTAGTTTGAAGTCTACTAAATCGATCCCGCAACTGCCGAAAAAGTCGCTTAAGTGACGATTAATGGTTAAGGCTGTGGTTTGCAGTTGTTCGAGTTGGGCTGGCGTAGCTAGTTCTAACAATAATAGGCGATCGCGTGTTAACAAGGGATCGCCGAGTTCGTCTTTCTTGTAATAAAATTCTACTAATGGCTGGGGTAGCACTTTGCCTAATGGTAAGCCTGTTTGCTTGCACAGACTACCCGCCGCAATGTTTCTGACTACTACCTCTAAAGGAATAATTTTTACCGCTCGCACTCGCATTTCGTTTTCTGCTGGTTTGTCGATGTAGTGTGTGGCTATGCCTTGTTTTTCTAGCATCTCAAATAATGCTGCTGATATCGTGCAGTTGATTGCGCCTTTTCCTTTAATTTGCCCTCGTTTTTGGGCGTTAAAGGCGGTTGCGTCGTCTTTGTATACGGTTAGCAGAATTTCTGGTTCTGGGGTTGTATAAACGATTTTAGCTTTACCTTCGTAGAGTTTTTCTGCTTGAAACATAAATGGCTTTCTGG is a genomic window containing:
- the purC gene encoding phosphoribosylaminoimidazolesuccinocarboxamide synthase is translated as MFQAEKLYEGKAKIVYTTPEPEILLTVYKDDATAFNAQKRGQIKGKGAINCTISAALFEMLEKQGIATHYIDKPAENEMRVRAVKIIPLEVVVRNIAAGSLCKQTGLPLGKVLPQPLVEFYYKKDELGDPLLTRDRLLLLELATPAQLEQLQTTALTINRHLSDFFGSCGIDLVDFKLEFGLDKEQKLLLADEISPDTCRLWDRSETDQKARVLDKDRFRQDLGQIESAYQEVRERVLAQLGMGKD